A part of Thermus sp. LT1-2-5 genomic DNA contains:
- the mfd gene encoding transcription-repair coupling factor, giving the protein MDLVLNALYGHRVSVPQVVAAWLFAQEAAPAVLLAPEDRLRRYRDLSAFGVPVYVNPGLEALEEKALFVFSYEEALAPFPEDPSSWRLVLEVGRTYPREALLSRLLRMGYARDEDYRVLGEVLELGEVRLEFFGDELERLRVAGEERRRHILLPKPGKVEGFQSHKIRHFPGPVYLDTPALAPKALWPLLADRPLVALGGGVDLPPLDLGVRPLPPYRGSLKALEKDLKRWLEEGKRVHLFVGHGRTLDYLRRRFADLGPVVRERFPGPRGRLTLLTGAFEGGAEWGEVVLLTEALVFATGGVRARLRKGEGLSDPGALAPGDYLIHPEHGIGQFLGLETREVLGARRDYLVLRYKGEGRLYLPVEQLPLLKRHPGTTDDPPELSSLGKNEWQRAKEKARKDVEELAARLLVLQAKRKATPGRAFPPLPDWDPLVEAGFPYALTPDQKQALEEVLKDLESPHPMDRLVSGDVGFGKTEVALRAAHRVVGHGAQVAFLVPTTLLAEQHGKTFRERFQGLPVRVAVLSRFTPEKEEAEILKGLAEGRVDIVIGTHRLLQPDVCFKDLGLLIVDEEHRFGVAQKERIRELRAHVDTLYLSATPIPRTLYSALVGLKDLSSIKTPPPGRKPIKTFLAPFDPLLVREAILLELERGGKVFYVHDRVASIEARRRYLENLVPEARIGVVHGQMPEALVEETMLLFAEGAYDVLVATTIIESGLDVPEAGTILIERADRLGLATLYQLRGRVGRRDQEAYAYLFHPPRLTEAAEKRLAAIADLSDLGSGHLLAEKDMEIRGVGNLLGPEQHGHIRALSLEVYTELLEEAIRKLKGEVKEERPHVTLDLALSARLPAEYVGSLEARSRYYGRFAEARSLAELSRLVRELKERYGPLPEEAENFVNLARLRLVAERKGVVSLTEDLTHLQVVFDHWPLDYDARGLRTLPFRLEIHQYPPGFRLEKKGLKPREYPEALLQALYLFADR; this is encoded by the coding sequence ATGGACTTGGTTTTGAACGCTCTTTACGGCCACCGCGTGAGCGTGCCCCAGGTGGTGGCCGCTTGGCTCTTCGCCCAAGAAGCGGCCCCTGCGGTCCTCCTGGCCCCGGAAGACCGCCTACGGCGCTACCGCGACCTTTCCGCTTTTGGGGTTCCCGTTTATGTGAACCCGGGCCTCGAGGCCCTGGAGGAAAAGGCCTTGTTCGTCTTTTCCTACGAGGAGGCCCTGGCCCCCTTTCCCGAAGACCCCAGCTCCTGGCGCCTGGTCTTGGAGGTGGGCCGAACCTACCCCCGGGAAGCCCTTCTATCCCGCCTCCTCCGGATGGGGTACGCCCGGGATGAGGACTACCGGGTCCTGGGGGAGGTGCTGGAGCTGGGGGAGGTGCGGCTGGAGTTCTTTGGGGACGAGCTAGAGCGGCTACGGGTGGCGGGGGAGGAGCGGCGCCGGCACATCCTCCTGCCCAAGCCGGGGAAGGTGGAAGGCTTTCAAAGCCACAAGATCCGCCATTTCCCCGGCCCCGTCTACCTGGACACCCCCGCCCTGGCCCCCAAGGCCCTTTGGCCCCTCTTGGCGGACCGGCCCCTGGTGGCCTTGGGCGGCGGGGTGGACCTACCCCCTTTGGACCTAGGGGTGCGGCCCCTTCCCCCGTACCGCGGAAGCCTAAAGGCGTTGGAAAAGGACCTCAAGCGCTGGCTCGAGGAGGGAAAACGCGTCCACCTCTTCGTGGGCCATGGCCGCACCCTGGACTACCTAAGACGGCGGTTTGCGGATTTGGGCCCCGTGGTGCGGGAGCGCTTCCCCGGTCCTAGGGGGCGCCTGACCCTCCTTACGGGGGCGTTTGAGGGAGGGGCGGAATGGGGGGAGGTGGTCCTCCTCACCGAGGCCTTGGTCTTCGCCACCGGGGGCGTGCGGGCCAGGCTTCGCAAAGGGGAAGGCCTGAGCGACCCGGGCGCCCTTGCCCCGGGGGACTACCTCATCCACCCCGAGCACGGCATCGGGCAGTTCTTGGGCCTGGAAACCCGCGAGGTCCTGGGGGCGAGGCGGGACTACCTGGTCCTGCGCTACAAGGGGGAAGGACGGCTTTACCTCCCCGTGGAACAGCTCCCCCTTCTCAAGCGCCACCCCGGCACCACCGACGACCCGCCGGAGCTCTCCTCCCTGGGCAAGAACGAGTGGCAACGGGCCAAGGAGAAGGCCAGGAAGGATGTGGAGGAGCTTGCGGCGCGCCTCCTTGTGCTCCAGGCCAAGCGCAAGGCCACACCTGGGCGAGCCTTCCCCCCCTTGCCCGACTGGGACCCTTTGGTGGAGGCAGGCTTTCCTTACGCCCTCACCCCCGACCAAAAGCAGGCCCTAGAGGAGGTGCTTAAAGACCTGGAAAGCCCTCATCCCATGGACCGCCTGGTCTCGGGGGACGTGGGCTTCGGCAAGACGGAGGTGGCCCTGAGGGCCGCCCACCGGGTGGTGGGGCACGGGGCCCAAGTGGCCTTTTTGGTGCCCACCACCCTCCTCGCCGAGCAACACGGCAAGACCTTCCGGGAACGCTTTCAGGGACTCCCCGTACGGGTGGCGGTCCTCTCCCGCTTCACCCCAGAGAAGGAGGAGGCGGAAATCCTTAAAGGCCTTGCCGAGGGTAGGGTGGACATCGTCATCGGCACCCACCGCCTTCTCCAGCCCGATGTGTGCTTCAAGGACTTGGGCCTCCTCATCGTGGACGAGGAGCACCGCTTTGGGGTGGCCCAAAAGGAAAGGATCCGCGAGCTACGAGCCCATGTGGATACCCTTTACCTCTCCGCCACGCCCATTCCCCGCACCCTTTACTCGGCCCTGGTGGGGCTGAAGGACCTGTCCAGCATCAAGACCCCGCCCCCGGGCCGCAAACCCATAAAGACCTTCCTCGCCCCCTTCGACCCGCTTTTGGTGCGGGAGGCCATCCTCTTGGAGCTGGAGCGGGGGGGCAAGGTCTTTTACGTCCACGACCGGGTGGCTTCCATCGAGGCTCGGCGGCGCTACCTGGAGAACCTGGTCCCCGAGGCCCGCATCGGGGTGGTCCACGGGCAGATGCCGGAGGCTCTGGTGGAGGAGACCATGCTCCTCTTCGCCGAGGGGGCCTACGATGTCCTTGTGGCCACCACCATCATCGAGTCGGGGCTGGACGTGCCCGAGGCGGGCACCATCCTCATTGAGCGGGCGGACCGATTGGGCTTGGCCACCCTCTACCAGCTCCGGGGCCGCGTGGGCCGCCGGGACCAGGAAGCTTACGCCTACCTCTTCCACCCACCCCGGCTCACGGAGGCGGCGGAGAAGCGCCTCGCCGCCATTGCCGACCTTTCGGACCTGGGCTCGGGCCACCTCCTGGCGGAGAAGGACATGGAGATCCGGGGGGTGGGGAACCTGTTAGGCCCCGAGCAGCACGGGCACATCCGGGCCCTTTCCCTGGAGGTCTACACCGAGCTCTTGGAGGAGGCCATACGCAAGCTCAAAGGGGAGGTCAAGGAGGAAAGGCCCCACGTCACCCTGGACCTCGCCCTTTCTGCCCGACTGCCCGCGGAGTACGTGGGGAGCCTCGAGGCCAGGAGCCGCTACTATGGCCGCTTTGCCGAGGCGAGGAGCTTGGCGGAGCTTTCCCGGCTGGTGCGGGAACTGAAGGAGCGCTACGGGCCCTTGCCCGAGGAGGCGGAAAACTTTGTGAACCTGGCTAGGCTCCGCTTGGTGGCGGAGCGCAAGGGCGTGGTTTCCCTCACGGAGGACCTCACCCACCTGCAGGTGGTCTTTGACCATTGGCCTTTGGACTACGACGCTCGAGGGCTGAGGACGCTTCCTTTCCGCCTGGAGATCCATCAGTACCCCCCTGGCTTCCGCTTGGAGAAGAAAGGTCTAAAGCCCCGGGAGTACCCCGAGGCTCTTCTGCAGGCGCTTTACCTGTTTGCGGACAGGTAA
- a CDS encoding DegV family protein yields the protein MELGLVTDTAADLSPKVLQEEAVGLVPIYVHLAGRRYKDWQELTPDALYQAMRAGAEPVTEPPSVEDFAEVYERYLQVYDRLLSIHVSGELSKTVDRAREAALKVAPTRIRVVDSGMVSAGLGAMVLRAVEMLKGGAEEEEVVRELERLKRSSLYFSVADLSHLARNGRLPRFGEVVGNLLGLRPILRIEKGHIRFLRVARENAVPEILARLVLEEFRGRSARITIAHTDAKSEWIEGLKKGLETALRLERGRITRSGATIAANVGLGALAVHAYSVE from the coding sequence GTGGAACTGGGCCTCGTGACCGACACGGCGGCGGATCTCTCGCCCAAGGTCCTTCAAGAGGAAGCGGTGGGCCTTGTGCCCATTTACGTTCACCTAGCGGGGCGCCGGTACAAGGACTGGCAAGAGCTCACCCCCGATGCCCTCTATCAAGCCATGCGAGCCGGGGCGGAGCCGGTGACCGAGCCCCCGAGTGTGGAGGATTTCGCCGAGGTGTACGAGCGGTACCTTCAGGTCTACGACCGCCTCCTTTCCATCCATGTGTCCGGGGAGCTATCCAAAACCGTGGACCGGGCCCGGGAGGCGGCCTTGAAGGTGGCCCCGACCCGCATCCGGGTAGTGGACTCGGGCATGGTATCCGCTGGGCTTGGGGCCATGGTGCTCCGAGCGGTGGAGATGCTCAAAGGGGGGGCAGAGGAAGAGGAGGTGGTGCGGGAGCTGGAAAGGCTTAAGCGTTCCAGCCTCTACTTCAGCGTGGCTGACCTATCCCACCTGGCCAGAAACGGTCGCCTGCCCCGCTTTGGCGAGGTGGTGGGGAACCTTTTGGGCCTCAGGCCTATTTTGCGCATCGAAAAGGGGCATATCCGCTTCCTGAGGGTGGCGAGGGAAAACGCTGTGCCCGAGATCTTGGCCCGCTTGGTGTTGGAAGAGTTCAGAGGGCGCTCCGCCCGCATCACCATCGCCCACACCGACGCCAAGAGCGAGTGGATTGAGGGGTTAAAGAAAGGCTTGGAAACGGCCTTGCGTCTGGAGCGGGGCCGCATCACCCGTTCCGGGGCCACCATCGCCGCCAACGTGGGCCTTGGGGCTTTAGCCGTGCACGCTTATTCGGTAGAATGA
- a CDS encoding pyroglutamyl-peptidase I: MLLVTGFEPFGGLPHNPSAALLPLLPQRVGNRPVHTALLPVDAEALPETLRSLHALSPEGVLHLGLAANRSLITLERLAVNLLDFDQPDNRGTLKLDEEVVPNGPLALPARFPIKEGLRRLQEAGIPARASLSAGSYLCNQAFYLSLFHLPTSVPVLFVHLPSDETLAREKGGPYVPLSEQARAVEILLEML; this comes from the coding sequence ATGCTCCTGGTCACCGGTTTCGAACCCTTCGGCGGTCTACCGCACAACCCTTCCGCCGCCTTGCTTCCCCTCCTTCCCCAAAGGGTGGGGAATAGGCCCGTGCACACCGCCCTTTTGCCCGTGGACGCCGAGGCGCTCCCGGAAACGTTGCGGTCCCTGCACGCCCTAAGCCCCGAGGGCGTCTTACACCTGGGCTTGGCGGCAAACCGCTCCCTTATCACCCTGGAACGCCTAGCCGTAAACCTTCTGGACTTCGATCAGCCGGACAATCGGGGTACCTTAAAGCTAGACGAGGAGGTGGTGCCAAATGGCCCCCTGGCCCTCCCTGCCCGCTTTCCCATCAAGGAAGGCTTGCGGCGGCTCCAGGAAGCGGGCATCCCCGCCCGGGCAAGCCTCTCCGCGGGAAGCTACCTGTGCAACCAAGCCTTTTACCTCTCCTTGTTCCACCTGCCCACTTCCGTGCCCGTACTTTTCGTCCATCTGCCTTCTGACGAAACCCTAGCCCGGGAAAAAGGTGGCCCTTACGTGCCCCTGAGCGAACAAGCCAGGGCCGTGGAAATCCTTCTGGAGATGCTGTGA
- a CDS encoding thiolase family protein has translation MQEAVIVSAVRSPVARGKKDGALAELHPVDLSAQVMRHAVERIGLDPKEVEDVLWGCAMPEAAQGLNIARLALLRAGFPVEVAGATVNRFCSSGLQTIAMAAQAVMTGMADAVLAGGVEMMSQVPMSGFHTRLHPDLTPTEWNPETYSTYIGMGFTAERVAERFGISREDQDRWAYRSHQKAAQAWAEGRFSEVVPIRVPKVRYQGTKKQVEERVFDRDETVRPDTSLEALAKLRPAFKKGGTVTAGNASPYSDGAAAVVVMSREKAEALGLKVLARFVSFAVAGVEPDVMGIGPVKAVPKALARAGLTLDQIDLIEFNEAFAAQVLAVMRALGMPEEKTNVNGGAIALGHPLGATGAKLTAQLISELSRRGGGYGLVTMCIGGGMGAAGVFEVYPA, from the coding sequence ATGCAGGAAGCGGTGATCGTTAGCGCAGTACGGAGCCCCGTGGCCCGGGGCAAGAAGGACGGGGCCTTGGCCGAACTCCATCCCGTGGACCTCTCGGCCCAGGTGATGCGGCACGCCGTGGAGCGGATCGGCCTTGACCCCAAGGAGGTGGAGGACGTCCTTTGGGGGTGCGCCATGCCTGAGGCGGCCCAGGGGTTGAACATCGCCCGCCTGGCCCTCCTCAGGGCGGGCTTTCCCGTGGAGGTGGCGGGGGCCACCGTCAACCGCTTCTGCTCCTCGGGCCTACAAACCATTGCCATGGCCGCCCAGGCGGTGATGACCGGGATGGCCGATGCGGTGCTGGCGGGAGGGGTGGAGATGATGAGCCAGGTGCCCATGTCCGGCTTCCACACCCGGCTCCACCCCGACCTCACCCCCACCGAGTGGAACCCCGAAACCTACTCCACCTATATCGGCATGGGCTTCACCGCAGAGCGGGTGGCGGAGCGGTTTGGCATCAGCCGGGAAGACCAGGACCGCTGGGCGTACCGGAGCCACCAGAAGGCAGCGCAGGCTTGGGCCGAGGGCCGCTTTTCCGAGGTGGTGCCCATCCGGGTGCCCAAGGTGCGCTACCAGGGGACGAAGAAGCAGGTGGAGGAGAGGGTGTTTGACCGGGACGAGACGGTGCGCCCGGATACCAGCCTCGAGGCCCTGGCCAAGCTCCGCCCCGCTTTCAAGAAGGGGGGCACGGTGACCGCAGGGAACGCCAGCCCCTACTCCGACGGGGCCGCGGCGGTGGTGGTCATGAGCCGGGAGAAGGCGGAGGCCTTGGGCCTGAAAGTCCTTGCCCGCTTCGTTAGCTTCGCCGTGGCGGGGGTGGAACCCGACGTGATGGGGATTGGCCCGGTGAAGGCCGTCCCTAAAGCCCTGGCGCGGGCGGGCCTCACCCTGGACCAGATCGACCTGATCGAGTTCAACGAAGCCTTCGCCGCCCAGGTTCTGGCGGTGATGCGCGCCCTGGGGATGCCGGAGGAGAAGACCAACGTGAACGGCGGGGCCATCGCCTTGGGCCACCCCTTGGGGGCCACGGGGGCCAAGCTCACGGCCCAGCTCATCAGCGAGCTATCCCGCCGTGGGGGCGGCTACGGCCTCGTCACCATGTGCATCGGCGGCGGCATGGGGGCTGCTGGCGTGTTTGAAGTCTACCCTGCGTAG
- a CDS encoding acyl-CoA dehydrogenase family protein, producing the protein MTVEKKLWQKGGGWLLEVPERVYTPEDFDESVKEIARTTRTFVEKEVLPLLERMEHGELELNVPLMRKAGELGLLAIEVPEEYGGLDLPKVISTVVAEELSGSGGFSVTYGAHTSIGTLPIVYFGTEEQKQRYLPKLASGEWIAAYCLTEPGAGSDALSSKTRAVLSEDGKYYILNGVKQWISNAGFANLFTVFAKVDGEHFTAFLVERGTPGLSFGPEEKKMGIKASSTRQVILEDVRVPVENVLGEVGKGHKIAFNVLNVGRYKLGAGAVGGAKRALELSAKYAKERYQFGRPIGTFGLIQQKLGEMATRIYAAESAVYRTVGLIDEALFGKKGAEAVMAGIEEYAVEASIIKVLGSEVLDYVVDEGVQIHGGYGYSQEYPIERAYRDARINRIFEGTNEINRLLIPGMLLRRALKGQLPLFQAAMQLQKELLEPTFEEPEDLALHQVTNLKKLALMVAGLAAQKYGQKVEEEQEVLGAAADILIDAYAAESALLRARRRGGIAEAMAALYLAQALDRAQAGALAVLPRLVEGDEARVVYSAARRLTKRDPVDLVALRRKVAEAVLEAEGYPIPR; encoded by the coding sequence ATGACCGTGGAAAAGAAACTCTGGCAAAAAGGAGGCGGCTGGCTCTTGGAGGTTCCCGAGCGGGTCTACACCCCGGAGGACTTCGACGAGAGCGTCAAGGAGATCGCCCGCACCACCCGTACCTTTGTGGAGAAGGAGGTGCTCCCTTTGCTGGAGCGGATGGAGCACGGGGAGCTGGAGCTCAACGTGCCCCTCATGCGCAAAGCGGGGGAGCTGGGCCTCTTGGCCATTGAAGTGCCCGAGGAGTACGGGGGGCTGGACCTGCCCAAGGTCATCTCCACGGTGGTGGCGGAGGAGCTTTCCGGAAGCGGGGGCTTTTCCGTCACCTACGGGGCCCACACCTCCATCGGCACCCTGCCCATTGTTTACTTCGGCACGGAGGAGCAAAAGCAACGGTACCTGCCTAAGCTGGCTAGCGGGGAGTGGATCGCTGCGTACTGCCTCACGGAACCCGGTGCCGGCTCCGATGCCCTTTCCTCCAAGACTCGGGCTGTCCTAAGCGAAGACGGTAAGTACTACATCCTGAATGGGGTTAAGCAGTGGATTTCCAACGCTGGTTTTGCGAACCTCTTTACCGTCTTTGCCAAGGTGGACGGCGAGCACTTCACCGCCTTTTTGGTGGAGCGGGGCACCCCGGGCCTCTCCTTCGGTCCCGAAGAGAAGAAGATGGGCATTAAGGCCTCTAGTACCCGCCAGGTGATCCTGGAGGACGTGAGGGTGCCCGTGGAAAACGTCCTGGGCGAGGTGGGGAAGGGGCACAAGATCGCCTTCAATGTCCTCAACGTAGGTCGCTACAAGCTCGGGGCGGGGGCCGTGGGTGGGGCCAAGCGGGCCTTGGAGCTTTCGGCCAAGTACGCTAAGGAACGGTACCAGTTCGGGCGGCCCATCGGCACTTTCGGCCTCATCCAGCAGAAGCTGGGGGAGATGGCAACCCGCATCTACGCGGCGGAAAGTGCTGTCTACCGCACCGTGGGCCTCATCGACGAGGCCCTTTTTGGCAAGAAGGGGGCCGAGGCGGTGATGGCCGGCATTGAGGAGTACGCCGTGGAGGCCAGCATCATCAAGGTGTTGGGCTCCGAGGTCTTGGACTACGTGGTGGACGAGGGGGTCCAGATCCACGGAGGCTACGGGTACTCCCAGGAATACCCCATTGAGCGGGCCTACCGCGACGCGCGCATCAACCGCATCTTTGAGGGGACCAACGAGATCAACCGCCTCCTCATCCCCGGAATGCTCCTGAGGCGGGCCCTAAAGGGGCAGCTTCCCCTCTTCCAGGCGGCCATGCAGCTCCAGAAGGAGCTTCTGGAGCCCACCTTCGAGGAGCCCGAGGACCTGGCCCTCCACCAGGTGACGAACCTTAAGAAGCTGGCCCTGATGGTAGCGGGCCTGGCCGCCCAGAAATACGGGCAAAAGGTGGAGGAGGAGCAGGAGGTCCTTGGGGCGGCGGCGGACATCCTCATCGACGCCTACGCTGCCGAAAGCGCCCTGCTCAGGGCCAGACGGCGTGGGGGCATTGCCGAGGCCATGGCGGCCCTCTACCTGGCCCAGGCCCTAGACCGGGCCCAGGCGGGGGCCCTTGCCGTCCTGCCCCGGCTGGTGGAAGGGGACGAGGCCCGGGTGGTCTACTCCGCCGCCCGCCGCCTCACCAAGCGGGACCCGGTGGACCTGGTGGCCTTGCGGCGGAAGGTGGCGGAGGCGGTCCTCGAGGCCGAGGGCTACCCCATCCCCCGCTAG
- a CDS encoding 3-hydroxyacyl-CoA dehydrogenase/enoyl-CoA hydratase family protein, protein MIKKVGVVGAGTMGSGIASLVASAGIPVVLLDLPGKEDRNEWAKRGLERALKAKPAAFMDPELARYVEIGNTEDHLDKLKDCDWVVEAIIEKPEPKRALYEKLEAILKPTAIVSSNTSGIPMAVLLQGRSEAFRRRFLGTHFFNPPRYLHLLELIPTPETAPEVLAEIRRFGERILGKGTVLAKDRPGFIANRLGVYGMVQAVRLMETHGLTIDEVDALTGPLLGRPNSATFRTADLTGLDVLKLVTEELAQATGEDFALPAWVLRLVEEGRLGEKSGQGFYKRVNGEILTLDYRTLEYVPRAKVDVPELRTLRELPLEERLRGALDLPGKYGAFLRELFARTAHYTLEKAEEIAYDLVSVDQALEWGFGWEAGPFKNMDAVGHHRLTALLAELGLGEPPLLQRAQGSFYRDGTYLGFDGAYHPLPKREGVISLKALKAEGKTLLESKEAALLDLGDGVALLEFRTKMNAIGEGVIRMLQKSLEYVEEKGYVGLVIGNEDPRAFSAGANLALILSLAQEGDWDELSLAVRQFQKASMSLRYSPFPVVVAPFGLTLGGGAEFTLHADAVQAHAELYMGLVEAGVGLLPAGGGTKEMLLRFTQELLPYEEADPFEGVKRAFNLIALAKTSTSALEAKKMGFLRDRDRISMNRDFLIADAKRRVLELAPDYRPPLPPRVRVLGSEALGNLRYAVWAFREAGEISDHDMRIGLEIAYVLSGGEGPVREVSEWDLLDLEREAFLKLLGTRKTQERIAYTLKTGKPLRN, encoded by the coding sequence ATGATCAAGAAGGTAGGCGTGGTGGGCGCAGGGACCATGGGCAGTGGGATCGCATCCCTGGTGGCCAGCGCCGGGATCCCCGTGGTCCTTCTGGACCTGCCCGGTAAAGAGGACCGCAACGAGTGGGCCAAGCGGGGTCTGGAACGTGCCCTCAAGGCCAAACCCGCGGCCTTCATGGACCCGGAGCTTGCTCGCTATGTGGAAATCGGCAACACCGAGGACCACCTGGACAAGCTAAAGGACTGCGACTGGGTGGTGGAGGCCATCATAGAGAAGCCCGAGCCCAAGCGGGCGCTCTACGAAAAGCTGGAGGCCATTCTCAAGCCCACCGCTATCGTCAGCTCCAACACCAGCGGCATCCCCATGGCGGTCCTCCTTCAGGGGCGCTCTGAAGCTTTCCGGCGCCGCTTCCTGGGCACGCACTTCTTCAACCCCCCCCGCTACCTCCACCTCCTAGAGCTCATCCCCACGCCCGAAACCGCCCCTGAGGTTCTGGCGGAGATCCGCCGCTTCGGCGAGCGCATCTTGGGTAAGGGCACCGTCTTGGCCAAGGACCGGCCGGGCTTCATCGCCAACCGTTTGGGCGTGTACGGGATGGTCCAGGCGGTGCGCCTTATGGAAACGCACGGCCTCACCATCGACGAGGTGGATGCCCTCACCGGGCCCCTCTTGGGCCGGCCCAACTCCGCCACCTTCCGCACCGCCGACCTCACGGGCCTGGACGTGCTCAAACTGGTGACGGAGGAGCTGGCCCAGGCTACCGGGGAGGACTTTGCCCTTCCCGCTTGGGTCTTGCGCCTGGTGGAGGAGGGCCGGCTTGGGGAGAAGTCGGGCCAAGGGTTCTACAAGCGGGTGAACGGGGAGATCCTCACCCTGGATTACCGGACCCTGGAGTACGTGCCCCGGGCCAAGGTGGACGTCCCCGAGTTGCGCACCTTGCGGGAGTTACCCCTTGAGGAAAGGCTTCGCGGGGCCTTGGACCTGCCGGGCAAGTACGGGGCCTTCCTACGCGAGCTCTTCGCCCGCACCGCCCACTACACCTTGGAAAAGGCGGAGGAGATCGCCTACGACCTGGTTTCCGTGGACCAAGCCTTGGAGTGGGGCTTTGGCTGGGAGGCGGGGCCTTTCAAGAATATGGACGCCGTGGGCCACCACCGGCTCACGGCTCTCCTGGCCGAGTTGGGCTTGGGTGAGCCCCCGCTTTTGCAACGGGCACAGGGGAGCTTCTACCGGGACGGAACCTACTTGGGCTTTGACGGGGCGTACCACCCCTTGCCCAAGCGGGAAGGCGTGATCTCCCTGAAGGCCCTTAAGGCGGAAGGGAAGACGCTTTTGGAGAGCAAGGAGGCGGCCCTTCTGGACCTAGGAGACGGGGTGGCCCTTTTGGAGTTCCGCACCAAGATGAACGCCATCGGGGAAGGGGTCATCCGCATGCTCCAGAAGAGCCTCGAGTACGTGGAGGAAAAGGGCTACGTGGGCCTCGTTATCGGCAACGAGGACCCGCGGGCCTTCTCCGCCGGGGCCAACCTGGCCCTCATCCTTTCCCTGGCCCAAGAAGGGGACTGGGACGAGCTTTCCTTGGCGGTGCGGCAGTTCCAGAAAGCCTCCATGTCCTTACGCTACAGCCCCTTCCCCGTGGTAGTGGCGCCCTTTGGCCTCACCTTGGGCGGCGGGGCGGAGTTCACCCTGCATGCGGATGCGGTGCAGGCCCACGCCGAGCTGTACATGGGCCTGGTGGAAGCGGGGGTGGGGCTTTTGCCCGCTGGGGGGGGCACCAAGGAGATGCTCCTCCGCTTTACCCAGGAGCTCTTGCCCTACGAGGAGGCCGACCCCTTTGAGGGGGTGAAGCGGGCGTTTAACCTCATCGCCTTGGCCAAAACCTCCACCAGCGCCCTCGAGGCCAAGAAGATGGGCTTCCTCCGCGACCGGGACCGGATCAGCATGAACCGGGACTTCCTCATCGCCGACGCCAAGCGGCGCGTCCTGGAGCTTGCCCCCGATTACCGCCCGCCCCTACCCCCGCGGGTGCGGGTATTGGGCAGCGAGGCCTTGGGCAACCTCCGCTACGCCGTGTGGGCGTTCCGCGAGGCAGGGGAGATCTCGGACCACGACATGCGCATCGGTCTGGAGATCGCTTACGTGCTTTCCGGCGGGGAAGGCCCGGTGCGGGAGGTGTCTGAGTGGGACCTTCTGGACCTGGAGCGGGAAGCCTTCTTGAAGCTCCTCGGCACCCGCAAGACCCAAGAGCGCATCGCCTACACCCTTAAAACGGGCAAGCCCCTGAGGAACTAG